In Nymphaea colorata isolate Beijing-Zhang1983 unplaced genomic scaffold, ASM883128v2 scaffold0115, whole genome shotgun sequence, one DNA window encodes the following:
- the LOC116268110 gene encoding uncharacterized protein LOC116268110, whose product MEGKSLLFKLLGDVEVVPVCIYPRKTPQLAIEAIIKLLGNFDAINLEDIKAPECFDIEEGLNALKVLPIFHDDQHGTAIVTLAGLINAAKVVEKDLRACKIVINGAGAAGITIAKLLLSYGVKDIIICDSAGSIYRGRTNNMNEAKRKIAEVTNKDNLNGLLPDVIKDTDVFIGVSQEKALRGHWVATMAKKSIVFALANPVPEILPDDAKSSGAYVYGSGRSDF is encoded by the coding sequence ATGGAGGGCAAATCTCTGCTCTTCAAGCTGCTGGGCGACGTTGAGGTGGTTCCAGTTTGCATCTATCCCCGCAAGACCCCCCAGCTTGCCATCGAAGCCATCATCAAACTGCTGGGCAACTTCGACGCCATCAACCTCGAAGACATCAAGGCTCCAGAGTGCTTTGACATCGAGGAGGGCCTCAACGCACTGAAGGTGCTCCCCATCTTCCACGACGACCAGCACGGCACTGCCATCGTCACCCTTGCAGGTTTAATCAACGCTGCCAAGGTGGTCGAGAAGGACCTCCGTGCTTGCAAGATAGTCATTAACGGAGCTGGAGCAGCAGGCATCACCATTGCCAAGCTGCTGCTCTCCTACGGAGTGAAGGATATCATCATCTGCGACTCAGCCGGCTCCATCTACCGCGGCAGGACTAACAACATGAACGAGGCCAAGAGGAAGATTGCGGAAGTCACCAACAAGGACAACCTCAACGGACTGCTTCCCGACGTCATCAAGGACACCGATGTCTTCATCGGAGTCTCCCAGGAAAAGGCTCTCCGTGGTCACTGGGTCGCCACTATGGCCAAGAAGAGCATTGTCTTCGCCCTCGCCAATCCAGTCCCCGAAATCCTTCCTGACGATGCCAAGAGTTCAGGCGCCTATGTCTACGGTAGCGGTAGAAGCGACTTCTAA